Genomic DNA from Pelosinus sp. UFO1:
CGCTATATGTAGCGTGTAACCCATCCTCTTCATACTGTCCATATACTTTACCACAAGTACAACTTTTTTTAGAGAAGGCAAGGTTAAAAACATCCCCACATTCACGGCAATATAATAATTTCATTATTACCACTCTCCCTCTCCTCAACCATTCCTATTAAGATATTCCTTTGCTGTATCTGTTGGACTAATCATTATAAATAAACCCCCGTCATAACCATTAATTGTAGAGGTTTTGTATGGCTATTCCGCATTAACTCGTATAATCTCGCAATTTTCAAGGACTATATCAATAAATTTCAATTTTGGTGACTTTATTTTTTATTGTCCATTCTTCAGTCCTCCCACTTAATAATTTCACAATTATTAAAACGTGGCAATTCTCTGAAATGGCTCATAAGACACTTTGCGTCCTCACTATTACTAGTGTCTAAAACGTGCATAGCCCGCATGAATTGAGCGTGGGTAAACATTACTATAAACCTTTCTTCGAGTCGGCTTAGACGGTCAATTGCGGTCTTTGCACGGGATAGCAGCATATTAAAACTCTCCGCTCCTTCTCCATCTACATAGTCAGGATCAAGCCGTTCCCAGTATTCATTTACCCTTTTCTTGCGTTCGTCAGCGGTTGTCCCTATACAAGTCTCAGGGGATAGGTATGTAAACTCTTCCACACTCCACACCTCGCGCCTAACATTCGGAAAACGCTTAATTGTTGGTTCTGCTGTCTGTTGTGTTCGGGTAAAAGGTGAGGTAATGATTAAGGTAGGTGGTTCTTGGAATGATTGGCTTATCTGTTCCGCTTGTGCTTGTCCATCAGGAGATAAAGGAATGGTTTTGTGATTATTTGTAACGGCTCCGGCATTAGCTGTACTCTCACCATGTCTTATAATCCAAATCTTTTTATCAACTAAAAACTGGTTTCGCTCGTTTATAGTTAATTTTTCTACATCTTTGCCGTTTTCTTTTGCCCACTTGTACATATCACGAAGTCTATATGATGGTGTCTCAAAGGTGGTATCTAAGTAGCCCCCTGCTTCCATGGCAGCGTCATCAAATTCAATTGCTTTTTTTATGTCTTCTTTTGTAAGCAAGATAATCGAACTCCTACTCATAAAATTCTCTATAAGAAGGCAACTCTATTGCCGCCAATCTTCCCCCAAATACACCGCCACAGTCGATTCCGATTTTGTCATTCCAATCTTTGTCATACCATATTTTCGCATTTTTCTTTTTGAATTTTTTATCGTATGAGTACAGTAGCCAAGTGGGTACGTGCCCAAAGACCATTATTTTATTCTTATATGCCGGACAATAGGGGAACCTATCCTCCATCCAAACTAAATCATCTTCGCTGTTTTTTTCAATAGGTATTCTTGTATTGGCTCCGGCGTGGCTGAAGATATATTTGCCACTTGTGAAATAGGTAGGTAGGCTTCGAACGTAGTTTAGAATATTAATTAGCTTTTTTTGAGATAGATTCTTTATCTCGTCATAGGTACTCGCTCCACCATTATGACCTACCCAAAGATTGATATTTTCAGAAGAAGTGGTGTCATTGATTATCATTTCTTTTAAACACGCTTCTAAAAATTGCTCGTGATTGCCTTTTAAAATGATTGCTCCCTTTTTCCGTAAATCAATACAGGTAGTAAGAGTAGCTAGGTTTTCTTCTCCCCTGTCTACTAAATCACCGCAGACTACTAATAAGTCTTTATCTGGTTCATATGCCGTCTTTTCTAGTAACTTAAGAAGTTTTTTATTCTCTCCATGCACGTCTGAAGTCGCCAAAATCCTATCAACAGTACGCATAATATCACCCCTCTTAACGATACCAATCAATCAATCGTGAATAACGCAGACTTATGGTCTTTTTAGATCAACAACTTTCTAAAAAACTAATCAGGACATTTCCTCTATCCTGATTAGTTTTTCACATTTCCTT
This window encodes:
- a CDS encoding histidine phosphatase family protein; translation: MLTKEDIKKAIEFDDAAMEAGGYLDTTFETPSYRLRDMYKWAKENGKDVEKLTINERNQFLVDKKIWIIRHGESTANAGAVTNNHKTIPLSPDGQAQAEQISQSFQEPPTLIITSPFTRTQQTAEPTIKRFPNVRREVWSVEEFTYLSPETCIGTTADERKKRVNEYWERLDPDYVDGEGAESFNMLLSRAKTAIDRLSRLEERFIVMFTHAQFMRAMHVLDTSNSEDAKCLMSHFRELPRFNNCEIIKWED
- a CDS encoding metallophosphoesterase — its product is MRTVDRILATSDVHGENKKLLKLLEKTAYEPDKDLLVVCGDLVDRGEENLATLTTCIDLRKKGAIILKGNHEQFLEACLKEMIINDTTSSENINLWVGHNGGASTYDEIKNLSQKKLINILNYVRSLPTYFTSGKYIFSHAGANTRIPIEKNSEDDLVWMEDRFPYCPAYKNKIMVFGHVPTWLLYSYDKKFKKKNAKIWYDKDWNDKIGIDCGGVFGGRLAAIELPSYREFYE